The following proteins are encoded in a genomic region of [Eubacterium] hominis:
- a CDS encoding PTS system mannose/fructose/sorbose family transporter subunit IID produces MKNKTTGKLLDQKDIKRAAWRNIFFMQATQNFERMMGLAFCHIMVPIIDKLYKNDPEEHKKALQRHMQFYNTESQFGAVIPGIIVAMEEARATGEDVSEELIVSTKNALMGPFAGIGDSLLIGTYQPILLSIAMSLCLTDGNPVGPIFFCVVWLVTVIAWQLFTFRKGYELGIDAANTFFNNKELTEKLTTGMNILGLMVIGGVAATTVKANIIYKFVSGDMSIVLQEQIFDKIMPALLPLIVTLITWYLLDKKNWSAIKIILAIVVFAAVMVGFGIM; encoded by the coding sequence ATGAAGAATAAAACAACCGGTAAATTATTAGATCAAAAAGATATTAAACGTGCAGCTTGGAGAAATATTTTCTTCATGCAGGCAACACAAAACTTTGAACGTATGATGGGTCTTGCATTCTGTCATATCATGGTGCCAATTATTGATAAATTATACAAAAATGATCCAGAAGAACATAAAAAAGCTTTACAGCGTCATATGCAGTTTTATAATACAGAATCACAATTTGGTGCTGTTATTCCAGGTATTATCGTTGCCATGGAAGAAGCTAGAGCGACTGGTGAAGATGTAAGTGAAGAATTGATTGTTTCCACAAAGAATGCTTTGATGGGACCATTTGCAGGTATTGGTGATTCCTTATTGATTGGTACTTATCAGCCAATTTTACTAAGTATTGCGATGAGTTTATGTTTAACGGATGGAAATCCAGTTGGACCAATCTTCTTCTGTGTTGTATGGCTGGTAACAGTTATTGCATGGCAGTTATTCACATTCCGTAAAGGATATGAACTTGGAATTGATGCTGCAAATACCTTCTTCAACAACAAAGAATTAACTGAAAAATTAACAACTGGAATGAATATTTTAGGTTTAATGGTTATTGGTGGTGTAGCCGCTACAACAGTGAAAGCAAATATCATATATAAATTCGTAAGTGGTGATATGTCTATTGTATTACAGGAACAGATTTTTGATAAAATCATGCCAGCATTATTACCGCTGATTGTAACATTAATCACATGGTATTTATTAGATAAAAAGAATTGGTCAGCAATTAAAATTATACTTGCCATTGTTGTATTCGCAGCAGTGATGGTTGGCTTTGGTATCATGTAA
- a CDS encoding PTS sugar transporter subunit IIC, giving the protein MNLIQALLIGLFAYLGAKRTPWFFGVTGGWNMIGRPLVAGLICGIILGDVKNGVIAGAMVQALFIGQITPGGAMPADVNWAAYIGIPLALAAGGSGEEAVALAVPLSMLGLGMFNFIMTINAYFPHWGDKAAAANNSRGVQMATYCAAIPSFILRFGSAALICYLGTPVTEALLNNLPAIVLHFFEVAGKMLPAIGFAMLLKQSLTQNWMIVLFLMGWVLIGSTTMSVTALAIFAIGIAFIFVMAKGKPQVVTNVQSAAVEEDDCYEE; this is encoded by the coding sequence ATGAACTTAATTCAGGCTCTTTTGATTGGGCTATTTGCTTACCTTGGTGCGAAACGTACACCTTGGTTCTTTGGGGTAACAGGTGGATGGAATATGATTGGTCGTCCATTAGTTGCAGGATTAATTTGTGGTATCATCTTGGGGGATGTAAAAAATGGGGTTATCGCTGGTGCGATGGTACAGGCATTATTTATTGGACAGATCACACCGGGTGGTGCAATGCCAGCTGATGTAAACTGGGCAGCTTATATTGGTATTCCATTGGCTTTAGCCGCAGGAGGAAGTGGCGAAGAAGCAGTTGCACTTGCTGTACCATTAAGTATGTTAGGTTTAGGAATGTTTAACTTCATTATGACCATAAACGCTTATTTCCCTCACTGGGGCGATAAAGCAGCGGCAGCAAATAACAGTCGTGGTGTACAAATGGCAACATATTGTGCAGCAATTCCAAGTTTCATCTTACGTTTTGGTTCTGCAGCATTGATTTGTTACTTAGGAACTCCTGTGACAGAAGCACTATTAAATAATCTTCCAGCAATTGTCCTTCATTTCTTTGAAGTCGCAGGTAAAATGCTTCCTGCTATTGGATTTGCGATGTTGTTAAAACAATCATTAACACAGAACTGGATGATCGTATTATTCCTGATGGGATGGGTATTGATTGGATCTACGACAATGTCAGTTACAGCTCTTGCTATCTTTGCAATTGGTATTGCATTCATCTTCGTTATGGCAAAAGGAAAGCCACAGGTAGTCACAAATGTACAATCAGCAGCAGTAGAGGAGGACGATTGCTATGAAGAATAA
- a CDS encoding GntR family transcriptional regulator has protein sequence MPKDSNIPRYKVIEKDILDKINSQYYKIKETIPTEKELADEYHVSRVTVRKATDSLVMKGLLKRVAGSGTYVQDSPAHQKFPRQIGFTKEMEKLGMNAKTEVNSFSITKADNYIAKLLKISEGDMIYYIERSRYGDDLLLQFEISYMPVKYFPDLSISYLETSKYDYIENVRNIKINYCHHQDFPILPTPTMAEAFHIDTNTPIMKIINTTYSTDNEIIDYTIQYLNSPNYQLNYIRTR, from the coding sequence ATGCCAAAAGATTCAAATATACCTCGCTACAAAGTGATAGAAAAAGATATATTAGATAAAATCAATTCACAATATTATAAAATCAAAGAAACCATTCCAACTGAAAAAGAACTTGCGGATGAATATCATGTATCCAGAGTTACAGTAAGGAAAGCCACAGACTCTCTGGTTATGAAAGGCTTATTAAAAAGGGTAGCTGGTTCTGGAACATATGTACAGGATTCCCCTGCCCATCAAAAGTTTCCTCGCCAAATTGGGTTCACAAAAGAAATGGAAAAGCTTGGCATGAATGCCAAAACAGAAGTGAATTCTTTTTCTATTACCAAGGCAGACAATTATATCGCTAAACTTTTAAAGATATCGGAAGGCGATATGATTTATTACATCGAACGAAGCCGTTATGGTGATGATCTGTTACTGCAATTTGAAATATCCTACATGCCGGTAAAATATTTTCCTGATTTAAGTATCAGCTATCTGGAAACATCAAAATATGATTATATAGAGAATGTAAGAAACATCAAAATCAATTATTGCCATCATCAGGATTTTCCTATCCTGCCAACGCCAACGATGGCAGAAGCTTTTCATATTGATACAAATACACCCATTATGAAAATCATCAATACCACCTATTCTACAGATAATGAAATCATTGATTATACCATTCAATATTTAAACTCACCAAATTATCAATTGAATTATATTCGTACAAGATGA
- a CDS encoding histidine phosphatase family protein, translating into MRKHKILMSGLACAIAFTTLFGCASNKPKDDKVTLYITRHGETLFNETGKAQGWCDSPLTEKGEDMAARLGEGLKDIEFSNAYTSTSERAVDTAKIILNDRNVPMHYDKGLKEMNFGTLEGEPGEKLWGDDIDLRFEEGWKKEGGEDFYILGERAKKVLDEIVADDTNKGNNVLVSTHGMTILGILYTIDPAVADSLENGLDNCSITKITYENGQYHIDEVNETSYMK; encoded by the coding sequence ATGAGAAAACATAAAATATTAATGAGTGGATTGGCTTGTGCGATTGCATTCACAACATTATTTGGCTGTGCATCTAATAAGCCAAAAGATGATAAGGTAACTTTATATATCACAAGACATGGAGAAACTTTATTCAATGAAACAGGCAAAGCACAAGGATGGTGTGATTCTCCTCTTACAGAAAAAGGTGAAGACATGGCCGCAAGACTAGGGGAGGGTTTAAAGGATATTGAATTCAGTAATGCTTATACCAGCACTAGTGAACGTGCTGTGGATACTGCCAAAATTATTTTAAATGATCGCAATGTGCCCATGCATTATGATAAAGGCTTAAAAGAAATGAATTTTGGGACATTAGAAGGAGAGCCAGGAGAAAAGCTTTGGGGAGATGACATTGATTTACGATTTGAAGAAGGCTGGAAAAAAGAAGGCGGAGAAGATTTCTATATCCTTGGAGAACGTGCAAAAAAAGTGTTAGATGAAATCGTAGCAGATGACACAAATAAAGGAAATAATGTTTTGGTTTCCACACACGGTATGACCATTCTAGGTATCTTGTATACTATTGATCCTGCAGTCGCAGATTCATTGGAAAATGGCTTGGATAATTGTTCCATCACAAAGATTACTTATGAAAATGGTCAATATCATATAGATGAGGTTAATGAAACCTCTTATATGAAGTAA
- a CDS encoding prolyl oligopeptidase family serine peptidase: MKKLMICALAAGMLIMPMHIQAEETKDKGYITIIEGEDWGPAVTKLVIPYTAGGQGDFQVTAVKKAVASTGEEINDQGEVLVNQVYRSDETGNKSDDGNYTTIELTIHPDDTFTNPFYFDMEAFANSWADVTYTITSKNGDTWKKEINRIKEGADMFDKGDHTYTDEEFGDITLQYANYSPKQDDKKNPLIIWLHGMGEGGEDPDLVLLGNKVTNLAKDPIQSYFEGAYVLAPQSPTFWLDNGTGSMTEDGNSMYTRALMDTIDTYVKNNDDIDTERIYIGGCSNGGFMTMRMIMSYPEYFAAAYPICDAMYDAFITDEDIQKIKHIPMWFTHASSDALAMVADTSIPTYERLIEAGAPNVHFSLYDAVIDKSNQYKDAEGAPYMYNAHYSWIYTLNNDPKLDYEGEPVMIDNKPVTIFEWLSKQTKQKTDYVEPDFFDNYGILIGAFAVVAVIVGCTMIRGKKEKK; encoded by the coding sequence ATGAAAAAACTAATGATATGTGCACTGGCAGCTGGAATGTTGATCATGCCGATGCATATACAAGCAGAAGAAACAAAAGATAAAGGCTATATCACAATCATTGAAGGAGAAGATTGGGGACCAGCAGTCACAAAGCTGGTAATTCCTTATACTGCAGGTGGTCAAGGTGATTTCCAAGTGACAGCGGTAAAAAAAGCAGTTGCTTCTACTGGGGAAGAAATAAATGATCAGGGAGAAGTCCTTGTGAATCAAGTATATCGCAGTGATGAAACCGGAAATAAAAGTGATGATGGAAATTATACAACCATTGAATTAACCATCCATCCGGATGATACCTTTACCAATCCATTCTATTTTGATATGGAAGCATTTGCGAATAGCTGGGCAGATGTGACCTATACAATCACATCAAAAAATGGAGATACATGGAAGAAAGAAATCAATCGTATCAAAGAAGGCGCAGATATGTTTGATAAAGGTGATCACACCTATACAGATGAAGAATTTGGCGATATTACATTACAATATGCCAATTATTCACCTAAACAGGATGATAAGAAAAATCCTTTGATTATCTGGCTACATGGTATGGGTGAAGGCGGTGAAGATCCGGATTTAGTATTACTGGGTAATAAAGTAACAAATCTTGCGAAAGACCCAATCCAGTCTTATTTTGAAGGCGCATATGTACTTGCGCCACAAAGTCCAACATTCTGGTTAGATAACGGCACTGGTTCTATGACAGAGGATGGAAACAGTATGTATACCAGAGCATTGATGGATACAATTGATACCTATGTGAAAAATAATGATGATATTGATACAGAAAGAATTTATATCGGTGGATGTTCAAATGGTGGATTCATGACAATGCGAATGATTATGAGTTATCCAGAATATTTTGCGGCAGCATATCCAATCTGTGATGCAATGTATGATGCATTTATTACAGATGAAGATATTCAAAAAATAAAACATATTCCAATGTGGTTTACGCATGCTAGTTCTGATGCATTGGCGATGGTTGCGGATACATCCATTCCAACATATGAACGTTTAATAGAAGCAGGAGCACCAAATGTACATTTCTCTTTATATGATGCTGTTATTGATAAGAGTAATCAATACAAAGACGCAGAAGGTGCACCTTATATGTATAACGCCCATTATTCATGGATTTATACATTAAACAATGATCCAAAACTGGATTATGAAGGAGAACCTGTGATGATAGATAACAAACCAGTTACTATCTTTGAATGGTTATCAAAACAAACAAAACAGAAAACCGATTATGTAGAACCAGATTTCTTTGATAATTATGGTATCTTAATAGGCGCATTTGCGGTTGTAGCTGTGATTGTTGGCTGTACAATGATTCGTGGAAAAAAGGAGAAAAAGTAA
- a CDS encoding family 1 glycosylhydrolase, which yields MKVSKDFLWGGAISAHQSEGAFQLGGKGISTMDVLGIKPDTKERGVHYPFQKDYYYPTHRSIELYHHYKEDIAMLADMGIKCFRFSIDWSRIYPMGDEAYPNEEGLRFYDAILDELEHYHIEPMITISHFEIPYHLVETYGSWKNPKMIDFYMNYCETLFQRYHKRVTYWITFNEINIVTYRPYMTTGIEPCRRDCFFMGHHQMIASAKAVIRAHEINPDMKIGAMAMYGPTYPHTCDPQNVLDAMFCDEEIYHFLDVMVRGAYSNKSKAYLQLHDLMFPITQEDEDILKKGTVDFIGFSYYMSWTTSEESALGNMGEGGKNPYLSTSPWGWQIDPIGLRISLNALYNRYQKPLFIVENGLGTMDYIEDGCIHDQERVKYMRNHIREMMKAMILDGVDVMGYLAWGCIDLISASSGEMSKRYGMIYVDLDDQGNGTRKRMKKDSFD from the coding sequence ATGAAGGTTTCTAAGGATTTCTTGTGGGGTGGAGCTATTTCCGCACATCAAAGTGAAGGTGCTTTTCAACTGGGAGGCAAAGGCATTAGCACGATGGATGTATTAGGAATAAAGCCTGATACAAAGGAAAGAGGTGTCCATTATCCTTTTCAAAAAGATTACTATTATCCAACACATCGTTCGATTGAACTTTATCATCATTATAAAGAAGATATCGCGATGTTAGCGGATATGGGAATCAAATGTTTTCGTTTTTCCATAGATTGGTCAAGGATTTATCCTATGGGAGATGAAGCATATCCCAATGAAGAAGGATTACGTTTCTATGATGCTATCTTAGATGAATTGGAGCATTATCATATTGAACCAATGATTACGATATCTCATTTTGAAATTCCATATCATTTGGTAGAAACCTATGGATCGTGGAAGAATCCTAAGATGATCGATTTCTATATGAATTATTGTGAAACATTATTCCAACGATATCATAAACGGGTAACATATTGGATTACATTTAATGAAATAAATATTGTGACATATCGCCCCTATATGACCACAGGGATAGAACCATGCAGAAGAGATTGTTTTTTCATGGGGCATCATCAGATGATAGCAAGTGCGAAAGCGGTGATACGAGCACATGAAATCAATCCGGATATGAAGATTGGCGCAATGGCGATGTATGGACCTACGTATCCACATACCTGTGATCCACAGAATGTATTAGACGCGATGTTCTGTGATGAGGAAATTTACCATTTCCTTGATGTGATGGTAAGAGGTGCATATTCAAACAAGTCCAAGGCATACCTTCAACTACATGATCTGATGTTTCCTATTACACAGGAGGATGAGGATATCCTGAAAAAGGGAACCGTTGATTTTATTGGTTTCAGTTATTATATGTCATGGACTACAAGTGAAGAATCAGCACTGGGAAATATGGGAGAAGGGGGAAAGAATCCATATCTTTCAACATCTCCCTGGGGATGGCAGATTGATCCAATTGGGTTACGTATATCATTAAATGCCTTATATAATCGTTATCAAAAACCTTTGTTTATTGTAGAAAACGGGCTGGGTACAATGGATTATATTGAAGATGGATGTATACATGATCAAGAACGTGTCAAATATATGCGAAATCATATCCGTGAAATGATGAAAGCGATGATTCTTGATGGTGTGGATGTTATGGGATATTTGGCCTGGGGATGTATAGATTTAATCAGCGCCAGCAGTGGTGAGATGAGTAAACGATATGGAATGATCTATGTTGACTTAGATGATCAAGGAAACGGCACAAGAAAAAGAATGAAAAAAGATAGCTTCGATTGA
- a CDS encoding PTS sugar transporter subunit IIC → MYNKIQSFLERMVGPLAQKMAENKTIQSLTNGMMAVLPVSLGVAFIAIVGQFPFEPWQQFLTNLGLTQLIQDFINVTSGLYAIYIVVTISYETAKIEKTNPITAVILSLAFFLILVPQQQIPQGDGWNIAMIMTSSIGSDGIFVAMIVALLITKYYAYMMRENKMVIKLPGSVPPMVSDSLSPTFVAMIVFIIAFVIKAGFAYTPFGDAMNFVNTIITAPITAVGSSPLSVVIIFTFANFLWFFGIHPAAIINLFYAITAPIFIYNINAFLAGESQPYLEFMFMTGIIMIGGTGNTIGLAINMLRAKSEKFKALRKLVVIPSIFNINEPLIFGVPIMLNPIFFFPMVTSVMVAGAVIHIFYSLGILNYMNPTVELPWVMPPVISNFLYSGMAYALVMVVIIIVLTLWFYPFFKIADNKALAEEEAISHAGKEEESDEGF, encoded by the coding sequence ATGTACAATAAAATTCAATCTTTTCTAGAACGTATGGTTGGTCCGTTAGCACAAAAGATGGCAGAAAATAAAACCATACAATCACTTACAAATGGAATGATGGCAGTATTGCCAGTGTCTTTGGGAGTGGCATTTATCGCAATCGTCGGTCAGTTTCCATTTGAACCATGGCAACAATTTCTAACAAACTTAGGCTTAACACAATTGATTCAGGATTTTATTAATGTCACAAGTGGGTTATATGCAATTTATATCGTCGTGACGATATCCTATGAAACAGCTAAAATTGAAAAAACAAATCCAATTACGGCAGTAATCTTAAGCTTGGCATTCTTCCTGATTTTGGTACCTCAACAACAGATTCCACAGGGAGATGGATGGAATATCGCAATGATTATGACATCTTCTATTGGTAGTGATGGAATCTTTGTGGCGATGATTGTTGCATTGCTGATTACAAAATATTATGCATATATGATGAGGGAAAATAAAATGGTAATTAAATTACCTGGTTCAGTTCCTCCTATGGTCAGTGATTCTTTAAGTCCAACATTTGTCGCAATGATTGTTTTTATTATCGCATTTGTGATTAAAGCAGGATTTGCTTACACACCATTTGGCGATGCAATGAACTTTGTGAATACAATCATTACAGCACCAATTACTGCGGTAGGATCCTCTCCTTTATCTGTTGTGATTATCTTTACTTTCGCAAACTTCTTATGGTTCTTTGGCATCCACCCTGCGGCTATTATTAATTTATTCTACGCAATTACTGCTCCAATTTTTATATATAATATCAATGCATTCCTTGCTGGAGAATCTCAGCCATATCTTGAATTCATGTTTATGACTGGTATCATCATGATTGGTGGAACAGGTAATACGATAGGACTGGCAATTAATATGCTACGTGCGAAATCAGAGAAATTCAAAGCATTACGTAAACTAGTTGTTATTCCAAGTATCTTTAATATCAATGAACCATTGATCTTTGGTGTACCAATTATGTTGAATCCAATTTTCTTCTTTCCAATGGTTACAAGTGTCATGGTAGCTGGTGCCGTGATTCATATCTTCTATTCTTTAGGAATTTTGAATTATATGAATCCTACCGTAGAACTGCCTTGGGTCATGCCTCCGGTAATCTCAAACTTCTTATATTCTGGCATGGCATATGCACTTGTCATGGTAGTTATCATCATTGTTTTAACATTATGGTTTTATCCATTCTTCAAGATTGCGGATAATAAAGCCTTAGCTGAGGAAGAGGCAATTTCTCATGCTGGTAAAGAAGAGGAAAGCGATGAAGGTTTCTAA
- a CDS encoding MerR family transcriptional regulator, which produces MSEKYTIKEVSELFHVPKSTLRYWESEGIIGSNRNDHNEYREYTTEDLIIIADILFYRNLNIPVKDLKNIYQKSIHENMNILYASYDRIEKQIQELKKVQTKIKKRVSAGMIYENLIHDTPTYDKPYFSSIVHIHMGKKTQNVLDYIQDQSILAFVMNPDDTIIQVYGTITDHQDDQQDILWTKQEQAQYLPCYLKLSESIVDQVTLQRSLQQVYDIKKKPGKIIANYLITDKNDDYFQAWIELLD; this is translated from the coding sequence ATGTCTGAAAAATATACTATCAAAGAAGTATCTGAGCTGTTTCATGTGCCAAAATCAACCCTTCGTTATTGGGAGAGTGAAGGAATCATTGGTTCAAATCGTAATGATCATAACGAATATCGAGAATATACCACTGAAGATTTAATTATCATTGCGGATATCCTATTTTACCGCAATCTGAATATTCCAGTAAAAGATTTAAAGAACATTTATCAAAAAAGCATACATGAGAATATGAATATCCTGTATGCTTCCTATGATCGTATCGAAAAGCAGATACAGGAATTAAAAAAGGTACAAACTAAAATAAAAAAACGTGTATCCGCAGGTATGATTTATGAGAACCTGATTCATGATACACCAACTTATGATAAGCCTTATTTTTCCTCAATTGTGCATATCCATATGGGAAAGAAAACTCAAAATGTCTTAGATTATATACAGGATCAAAGTATTCTAGCTTTTGTTATGAACCCTGATGATACTATAATACAAGTATATGGTACCATTACAGATCATCAAGATGATCAACAGGATATCCTTTGGACAAAACAGGAACAAGCGCAATATTTACCATGTTATTTAAAGCTAAGTGAAAGTATCGTCGACCAAGTTACGCTTCAAAGATCCCTTCAACAAGTATATGATATAAAGAAAAAGCCTGGAAAAATCATCGCAAATTATCTAATCACAGATAAAAATGATGACTATTTCCAGGCATGGATAGAGTTGTTGGATTAA
- a CDS encoding PTS cellobiose transporter subunit IIB — protein sequence MKKALIICAAGMSSSMMAAKTTDWFKTNNKDYEMDAVSVTEGQKMIETSDFDLFLISPQTKMYLKKFQATGDKVGKKVVPIPPQAYVPIPSGVKNLAEFVLKEMPE from the coding sequence ATGAAAAAGGCTTTAATTATTTGTGCTGCTGGTATGTCATCTAGTATGATGGCCGCAAAAACTACAGACTGGTTTAAAACAAACAACAAAGATTATGAAATGGACGCTGTCAGTGTCACAGAAGGACAAAAGATGATTGAAACAAGCGATTTCGATTTATTCTTAATCAGTCCACAGACAAAGATGTATCTAAAAAAATTCCAGGCAACTGGTGATAAAGTAGGAAAAAAAGTTGTTCCTATTCCACCACAAGCATATGTGCCAATTCCTTCAGGAGTGAAGAATTTAGCTGAATTTGTCTTGAAAGAAATGCCTGAATAG
- a CDS encoding BglG family transcription antiterminator: MKEKEQNLLLQLFENQDHFTTSKELSEILSLSERTVRTYIHNLESIVKENGAEIIAKQGYGYKLQMIRPMQFEMFLNKHQIQHVGENEKKAELETSLDRQNYILNKMLIEDEHVFLEMLADTLYISRSTLTKDMNVIKKMLEPYGLSIVSKPNYGTWIQGEENDKRCFIMNYFFKGSRFNSIQEYMDHTNYFDDIPTESFILVILDECRKNHIKLSDVMIQNVLMHLTLSIKRIEKGLQLNTFTLDTEFMNSIEYHTATNIIHRLEDDFKIQFPEEEIAYLTLHLGAKNNHPLHEPNVVMEKVEQQLDTILNQMEEELGIFLTDDMLLKNCLMEHLRPMLIRVHQGIVLKNPLLNEIMSEHRDVFDDTKMYLSKMPCLEGCEVSDDEWAYLTLHFMAAIERLQERNKLQVLVICSTGYGSAQLLKCRIEKEFSEHIHVVTEMGYFEMNEKALQGIDLIISSVNLDSVIFGIPFLHVSVFLSDQDKAAIRKFIDDTLSKRKHIEESYGKELSIKEKKEVFDTYIHKEYFQVFQGDITFESIVSTLIKRLSYQEKESYIKHMLDQIKLRENMGSIIFSETIAVPHPAIPVGRIASIAVGLVPDGVAWSKDVPNIKIVFLLSPSYLGNQGVKTMTKAIIRLIDMPEVQKELLECPKFEEFRKIFLNLM, translated from the coding sequence GTGAAAGAAAAAGAACAAAATCTACTGTTACAGCTTTTTGAAAATCAGGATCATTTCACGACAAGCAAAGAGCTATCTGAAATCTTATCTCTATCTGAACGAACGGTGCGCACATATATTCATAACCTGGAATCCATTGTAAAAGAAAATGGTGCTGAAATCATCGCCAAGCAGGGCTATGGCTACAAGCTTCAAATGATACGCCCCATGCAATTTGAAATGTTTCTGAATAAACATCAAATACAGCATGTTGGTGAAAATGAAAAGAAGGCAGAACTGGAAACATCTTTAGATCGACAAAACTATATTTTAAACAAAATGCTCATCGAAGATGAACACGTCTTTTTAGAGATGCTTGCGGATACCCTTTATATCTCACGCTCTACTCTTACAAAGGATATGAATGTCATTAAGAAGATGCTGGAGCCTTATGGGTTGAGTATTGTCAGTAAACCAAATTATGGTACATGGATACAGGGAGAAGAAAACGATAAACGCTGTTTTATTATGAATTATTTCTTCAAAGGATCACGGTTTAATTCCATTCAGGAATATATGGATCACACGAATTATTTTGATGATATTCCAACGGAAAGCTTCATTTTAGTCATACTAGATGAATGCCGAAAAAATCATATCAAGTTATCTGATGTGATGATTCAGAATGTATTAATGCATTTAACATTAAGCATCAAACGAATAGAAAAAGGATTACAATTAAATACATTCACACTAGATACAGAGTTTATGAACAGCATTGAATATCATACTGCCACAAATATTATTCACCGCCTAGAAGACGATTTTAAGATTCAGTTTCCAGAAGAAGAAATTGCTTATCTTACCTTACATCTTGGCGCAAAAAATAATCATCCATTACATGAACCAAATGTTGTCATGGAAAAGGTGGAACAACAATTAGATACAATACTTAATCAAATGGAAGAAGAATTGGGAATCTTTCTGACAGATGATATGTTGTTGAAAAACTGTTTGATGGAACACCTTCGTCCAATGTTGATTCGTGTACATCAGGGGATTGTTTTAAAAAATCCATTATTAAATGAAATCATGTCTGAACACAGAGATGTTTTTGATGATACCAAAATGTATCTTTCTAAGATGCCATGTCTTGAAGGATGTGAAGTATCGGATGATGAATGGGCGTATTTGACATTACATTTCATGGCTGCAATCGAGCGTTTACAAGAAAGAAATAAGCTTCAGGTATTAGTCATTTGTTCAACTGGTTATGGAAGTGCGCAATTATTAAAATGCAGGATTGAAAAAGAATTCAGTGAACATATCCATGTCGTTACAGAAATGGGCTATTTTGAGATGAACGAAAAAGCTTTACAAGGAATTGATTTGATTATTTCATCTGTCAATCTGGATTCAGTAATCTTTGGCATACCATTTTTACATGTATCCGTATTCTTAAGTGATCAGGATAAAGCTGCAATTCGCAAGTTTATTGATGATACCTTATCTAAACGAAAACACATTGAAGAAAGTTATGGAAAAGAACTTTCTATCAAAGAGAAAAAAGAAGTCTTTGATACCTATATTCATAAAGAATATTTTCAAGTATTTCAAGGCGATATCACATTTGAAAGCATTGTATCCACATTAATCAAACGTTTGAGCTATCAGGAAAAAGAAAGCTATATCAAACATATGCTGGATCAAATCAAATTAAGAGAAAACATGGGTTCTATTATATTCAGTGAAACCATTGCGGTACCACATCCTGCAATACCAGTAGGACGTATTGCCTCTATTGCTGTTGGCTTAGTGCCAGATGGTGTAGCTTGGAGTAAAGATGTACCCAATATCAAAATTGTATTTTTACTTTCTCCATCCTATCTAGGAAATCAAGGAGTAAAAACTATGACCAAAGCAATTATTCGATTGATTGATATGCCAGAGGTACAAAAAGAACTTTTGGAATGTCCAAAATTTGAAGAATTCAGAAAAATATTTTTAAATCTTATGTAA
- a CDS encoding PTS cellobiose transporter subunit IIA, whose product MEESQSQLVAFNIILHSGSARTSIHEALACMREGKFAEAEEKLEEADKELVLAHQAQTDLLQEFSRGTTIEIQIIMVHAQDHLMTTMTLLEVAKEMEHLYKRV is encoded by the coding sequence ATGGAGGAATCCCAATCACAGCTGGTTGCTTTTAATATCATATTACACAGTGGTTCTGCACGTACCAGTATTCATGAAGCCTTGGCTTGTATGCGAGAAGGTAAGTTTGCAGAAGCAGAAGAAAAACTGGAAGAAGCAGATAAAGAATTGGTCTTAGCCCATCAGGCACAAACAGATTTATTACAGGAATTCAGCCGTGGCACTACCATTGAAATACAGATCATCATGGTGCATGCACAAGATCATTTGATGACAACCATGACCTTGCTGGAAGTCGCTAAGGAAATGGAACATTTATATAAACGAGTATAA